A stretch of Sinimarinibacterium sp. NLF-5-8 DNA encodes these proteins:
- the nuoL gene encoding NADH-quinone oxidoreductase subunit L — MSYTGLLPWVVWLPLISATVLLLWRGIPRALVSALGIGSIAASALIAGYVSWQWQADPRAFTQVLWTWFAVEGFAPRMALHWDGLALTMTCIVSGVGALIHAYASGYMRDDPGYRQFFAYMNLFVAMMLILVLADNLLLLFLGFEGVGVCSYLLIGFWNQDVANGAAARKAFITTRVGDTAMIIGLFLLFRELHTLNFAEMAALMPQVWANNPSTPALAAMLILGGAVGKSAQLPLQAWLPDAMAGPTPVSALIHAATMVTAGVYLIARLHGLYVMAPDVLQLVGWVGAVSLLLAGGAALVQNDIKRVLAYSTMSQIGYMFLALGVGAWQAAIFHLMTHAFFKALLFLASGSVILACHHEQDIYKMGGLRKKLPLAFASFIAGGSALAALPIITAGFWSKEAILGAAWSGGYTLWWTMGTLCAFLTGLYTFRMIFIVFFGAEKARAHDVDTLRMRLPLTVLIVLSLVGALIAQPLAGVLPVDPAQPASHVPEIIAIFAGLAGIALAWLWYRNGAARAPKPTALRQFIAGGWGFDALYERALVRPLYALAHWNRNDAVDRLYDAIAASLMLSHQMILKTQTGRLRWYAAAMVLGIVMLVGAALWM; from the coding sequence ATGAGCTACACAGGACTTTTACCGTGGGTGGTGTGGCTGCCGCTGATCAGTGCCACCGTTTTGCTGCTGTGGCGCGGTATCCCGCGCGCGCTGGTGAGCGCTTTGGGCATCGGTTCGATTGCCGCCTCGGCGTTGATCGCGGGCTATGTGAGCTGGCAATGGCAGGCCGATCCGCGCGCGTTCACCCAGGTGCTGTGGACGTGGTTTGCCGTAGAAGGCTTTGCCCCGCGCATGGCGCTGCACTGGGATGGCCTGGCGCTGACGATGACCTGCATTGTCAGTGGCGTTGGCGCGCTGATTCACGCCTACGCCTCCGGTTATATGCGCGACGATCCGGGCTATCGGCAGTTTTTTGCCTATATGAACCTGTTCGTGGCGATGATGCTGATTTTGGTGCTCGCCGATAACCTGCTGCTGCTGTTCTTGGGCTTTGAGGGCGTTGGCGTTTGTTCGTATTTGCTGATTGGCTTTTGGAATCAAGACGTTGCCAACGGCGCAGCCGCGCGCAAAGCCTTCATCACCACGCGCGTGGGTGATACGGCGATGATCATTGGCCTGTTTTTGCTGTTTCGTGAACTGCACACACTCAACTTTGCCGAGATGGCGGCGCTGATGCCGCAGGTGTGGGCAAACAATCCCAGCACACCGGCACTGGCGGCGATGCTGATTTTGGGCGGCGCGGTGGGTAAATCCGCGCAGTTGCCGCTGCAAGCGTGGCTGCCCGATGCCATGGCCGGCCCCACGCCGGTTTCGGCTTTGATTCACGCGGCAACCATGGTCACCGCCGGTGTTTATTTGATCGCGCGCCTGCATGGCTTGTATGTGATGGCGCCGGACGTGTTGCAACTGGTTGGCTGGGTTGGCGCGGTTTCACTGCTGCTGGCGGGCGGTGCGGCGCTGGTGCAAAACGACATCAAGCGGGTGCTGGCGTATTCCACCATGAGCCAGATTGGCTACATGTTCTTGGCGCTGGGCGTGGGCGCATGGCAGGCAGCGATCTTCCATTTGATGACGCATGCGTTTTTCAAGGCGCTGCTGTTCCTAGCCTCTGGCAGTGTGATTCTGGCCTGCCACCACGAGCAGGACATTTACAAGATGGGCGGGTTGCGTAAAAAGCTGCCGCTGGCGTTTGCCAGCTTTATTGCCGGTGGCTCGGCACTGGCGGCATTGCCGATCATCACCGCAGGCTTTTGGAGTAAAGAAGCGATTCTGGGCGCGGCCTGGTCGGGCGGTTACACGCTGTGGTGGACGATGGGCACGCTGTGCGCGTTTTTGACCGGGCTGTATACCTTCCGCATGATTTTCATTGTGTTCTTTGGCGCTGAAAAAGCGCGCGCGCACGATGTCGATACGCTGCGGATGCGGCTGCCGTTGACGGTGTTGATTGTGCTGTCGCTGGTGGGCGCGTTGATCGCCCAGCCTTTGGCCGGGGTGTTGCCGGTTGATCCAGCGCAGCCTGCCAGCCATGTTCCTGAAATCATTGCGATATTTGCCGGTTTGGCAGGCATTGCGCTGGCCTGGCTGTGGTATCGCAACGGCGCAGCGCGCGCGCCCAAACCGACGGCTTTGCGGCAATTCATTGCGGGCGGCTGGGGCTTTGATGCGCTGTATGAGCGCGCGCTGGTACGGCCGCTGTATGCCTTGGCGCACTGGAATCGTAACGACGCCGTGGATCGGCTGTATGACGCAATAGCGGCCAGCTTGATGCTGTCGCACCAAATGATCCTGAAAACACAAACCGGCCGCTTGCGCTGGTATGCCGCAGCGATGGTGCTGGGCATCGTCATGCTGGTGGGGGCTGCCTTATGGATGTGA